CGGAGAAGTTGATCCATGACGCCTCGGACTGCCACATCGGCAGCACCACGTGACCGGCATCCCAGTGGGCCGGCGCACTCCGACAGTTCCCCGCTGCGACCAGCTCGAAGGAGCCGAGCCCCGGGGGCAGCCCGTAGGTGGTCTCGTCATCGGGCACGCGCAGGGTGCGGATGAACGAAATGGTCAGGTTGGCGTTGTCGTGGACCTCCGGAAACGAGAATGCGAGGCCACGTTGTGAGACGGCGACGGCCATGGCGGGCTCCTCACGAGTGGGACACCCATGGTAGGCCCGGGCTACGACAGCAGCGGCCGCAGAAACCGACCGGTCACCGACACCGCAGGTTCCGACGACCCGCCGCCCACCACGAGGGTCGCGAACGCGAGGTCGCCGACGATCCCGGCGAACCATCCGTGCGGATTCGTGTTGTCCCCGTACTCGGCGGTCCCGGTCTTGCCGCCCAACCCGGGCACATCGCGCAGCGCCGTGGCCGTTCCCGAGGTCACCGTCTGCCGCATCATGGAACGCAGATCATCGACGACATCGGGTGCGAGGCGTTCGGTCGGCGTGTCGGAGGTGGTCCGCTGACCGGAGATCAGCTGTGGTGTGACGGTCTCGCCGCGCGCGAGACTCGCCTCGGCGACGGCCAGGCCGAAAGGACTGACCGCCACGGTGCCCTGCCCGATGCCGTTCTCCACCCGGAGGGCAGGGGTGTCGGCGTCGGGCACACGACCCGTGACCGTGGTGATCCCGGGAATCACGTAGTCGACGCCGATGCCGAGTTCTCGAGCCGCCACCGGTAGCGCGTCGGCGGGCAGGCGATTCGCCAGGGCGCCCATCGTGGTGTTGCACGAGTGGGCGAACGCCGACGACAGCGGGATGCTGCCGAGGTCGAAATCGTCCTCGTTCGGGATGGTGCGGCCCTCGATGGTCGCCCGCCCCGGGCACGGCAGCGCGGTCTGGGGGCGAACGGTGCCGCGTGCGAGCCCGGCCGCCGTGGTGACGGTCTTGAACGTCGATCCCGGCGGATACAGCCCCGAAAGGGCGATCGCCCCGGATCGGTCTGCGGCCGGATTCTGGGCGACGGCCACGATCGCGCCCGTCGAGGGTGCGATCGCCACCAGCACCGCCGGTCGGCGTTCGGCATCGACGGCACGTTGCGCCCGGGTCTGGATGTCCCGGTCGAGCCCCGTGCGGACGGGCGGAGTCGGTTGCGGCGAAACCTGTTTCAGCAGGTCTGTCGGTGTACCGTCTGCATCGACGAGACTGACCGACCAGCCCGCGGTTCGCGTGATCGTCTCACGCCACACGTCCTCGAGGCCCGCCATCGCAGGCGAATGCAGCGCTCGGGTGGCGCTCAGCAGGGCTCCCTGGTCGGAGATGGTCACTCCGTCAATGGCTTTGAGTGACCTTTCGACGGCAGCGAGGTCGCGCGAGCGCAAGCGGATCACGGTCTGCACGGCGTCGGTCGACGCGGCGAACTGACGACGGATCCCGGCGCCGGTCATGCCGGGCTCGACTGTGCGGAGTACGGCGGCGACGCGGTCGGCGGAATCGACGTGGTCTCGGTGCAGCCCGATCAGTGACACGGGCTGCCAGGTCATGAGTGGCCGGCCGTTCCGGTCGAGGACCGGGGTCCGATAGTCCATGTCGTCGCTGTACGAGAAGGTCTGCCCGTTGCGCAGGGATGGATGCAGGACATCGGGCTGCCACCGGATGAGCCACGCCGAGTCCTGCTTCTCCAGTGCCGCAGTCGACTGGTATCGCACCGTCCGGTCGTCGCGGATCGTCCAACCGTAGTCGATGGTGCCGGTGACCTTCTTGTCGTCGATCATGCTGCCGGACGCGGTCAGCCGCGCGTGCTCGCCCATCCCGTCGAGCATGGACTGGATCGCCGGACGTGCGGCGCGGGAATCGGTGGTGAGGCCCGCCGCGGCCGCGACGTCACCGCGCGAGAGCGCGTCGGCGAACCCGGTCACCACGTCGTCCGGCGAATCCGACCGCAGGAAGCACCCCGTCGCCGCACCCAGCACCACGACACACACCACCACCAGTCCCACCCAACGACTCATGTCTGCAGCCAACCGTCTGACAACTGCGGGAACAAGGTCGCGACATGCCCGCGGCACATAGCGTTTTGCTATCACCGCAGGTGAGGCGCGGTGTGAATGGCTATGTCGGCAGGCGCAACTCGGTGACGACCGCGCGCGCCACTCGGCCGATGGCCCGATCCACCTCGGGCAGTGACGGATCGGACCGCGCGCTCTTGGTGAACACCGCGATCGCGACGGGATGCTCGCCGGGGAACTCGACGACGCCGATCTCGTTGCGGATTGCGGCCAGCGTGCCTGTCTTGCCGGCCACGGCGACGTGGCGGAACGGGAACCCGGATGCGAGTCGGGAGCGCAACACCTGCGCGCGCATCGTCGCGCGGATGAAGTCGCACGTCTCGGGCACCGCCACGTCATCTCGCCACAGTGCCGCGAGCAGTGAGGTGCAGTCTCGTGGTGTCGACGCACTCGAGTAGGCGGCGTCGTACGCCGACACGTCGGCGTCGACATCCGGATCAGACAGCGCGGCAAAGGCTTCGGCGACCGTGCTGGTCCCCGTCTCACTCTGCAGGCGCGCGTGGAGCTCCCGCATGCCGCCCACGATGCGGGTGTGCGCGAGGCGGAGGTCGGCGAGGTCGGCGAGAACCGTGTCGAGTCCCACGCGGGTGAGGATGACGTCGGCGGCCACGTTGTCCGACACGGTCATCATCGATGTCGCCAGATCCCGCCAGCTCATCCGCACCGGGTCGTGCAGCAGCGCCAGGCCGGTGGCTCCCGACGACCACTCGTCCGGGGCGACCTCGACCTGCTCCGACATGTCGAGCTCACCGCGATCCGACATGCGGCACAGCGAGATCATCAGCGGCAATTTGTACACCGAGGCGAGGACGACAGGGGCGTCCGCGCCCGCGCCGAACGCGTGATCGGGGCGGCCCAGCGACTCCGCGTGCACCCAACCCGCGCAGCCGGCGTCGGCCAGGATGGCCGTCACCTCGCGGGTCAGGCGATCATGAATCGTCCGGTTCATCCCGCGTACCCACTACCGGCGACGTGACTTCGCAGGGCCGACGTGAGTTCGCCGGTGAGCGCGGCATGGTCCGGGCTCCGGTGAATCACCTTGAGCCGCAACGCGGTGACATCGTCGGACATGGTGACACAGCGAACGGATGCCACAGCCGCGAACAGTTCCCGATGCGCGGTCAGCCCGAACGCGGAACCGCCGGTCACTGCCGCGACCAGTTCCGTGTCGGAGGCGATGGGCCGGGCAGCCGAGTCGAGTCCGTGTTCGCGGAGTCCGTCGAGCAGCTGATCGTGGGCCGGCGGATTCCACGCCCGCGGCGGCAGGCACAGTGACAGATCGGCCAGCTGACGAAGGCGCGGCCGGGCAGCGGAGGCGGCGGCGTGGTCGGCGGGGACCACCACCCACCGTGGCAGGCGGACCACCGTACCGGCCGTCAACGTGCCCGTGACGCAGGGATGATCGATGACGGCGACGTCAAGGCTCCCCGCGATCACCTGGGCCACCAGCCCGGATGCGGGTTCGGTGACCATGTCCTGATCGGTGGCCGTTGCGGCGACCTGCGCCGCGCACACCGCGGTGAGCGCGGCGCCCAACTGCGGAACAGCGCCCCAACGCAGGACGTCGGCGCGGTCTGCCAGGCGACGTGCCTCGGCCGTGAGGCGCCGGGCGTCGTCGACCAGAAGTCGGGCGCGCGGGAGGAGTTCGCGCCCGGCCGGCGTCAGATCCGCGCCACGCGAGGTGCGGCGGATCAATGCCACCCCGAGTTCCTTCTCCAGCCTGCGCAAGCCTTGCGAGACCGGCGGCTGCGTCATCTCGAGCCGCGCAGCCGCATCGCCGAAATGTCCCTCTTCGGCGACAGCGACAAAGAAATTCAGGTGCCTGACGAGATCCACGAGGTCAGCATGGCACGACCGGTGGTCAAGAATTCTCCGCCCGCCACGTCACCGTGACCGGCACCTGGTCATCCCATGGCTGCCTCGTGACGAGATCCGCGACATTCACGTAGCCGCGCTCGAACTCGCCGACGGCGGGATCGACCAACCGATACTCCTGGGTCTGTCGATGGATCGGCTGGGCATCGAGCAGGACGATCCGCACCTCACCGGGCTCGAACCGGCACCGGCGTTGCAGCGACTCGATGAGTTGCTCGTTGGAGAGGTGGCCGTCGCCGAAGTTCCATCCCATCGCTGTGCTGCAGATCCGCTCCCCGTCGGTGAGCACGTAGCCGCTCTCGTCGAACGGCGTCATCGCCCGATGCGCCAACGTGAACAGCGCCCGACCGTGACTGTTGAACGAGCGGAACGCATATCCCATGTACAGCGGGATCTGCGCCGCCTCGGGGCTGCCGTAGAACCGTTCGAGTTGTGCTGCGGGCATCGACGCGATCGCGACGATACCGTTCTCGATCTTCGCCGACGCCGACGGCTTGATGCACCAGAGTCCGGTGTCCCAATTGCCTGCGTAGTACCGCATCCCGGGCAGGAAGGACACCTTGCGCGGCATCAGGTTTCCGATGACGACCGTTCCGGCGGACACCACGAACAACAGCACCGGCCAGGGGGACGTCAGGTCGCCGAGCCCGATGTCGGCATGACCGACGAACACCGCGAGCACGCCGAACATCATGAAGACATTCCATTCCAGCGGCACACCCATCGGGATCGACGACAGGATGCCGAAGTGGAAGATGAGCATGATGGTCGCGGCGACGGCCGTCAGCCAACCGCCGCCGGAGAAGAACAGCACGATGGGCACACACATCTCGATGACGGTCGAGAAGTGTGCGATCCACCTCGACCGCCGACCGGGTCGGAGGTCATCGGGGAAGTGCTCGAAGAACTTCCGCTTGACGGCCGGTGAGCGCCAGATCGGGTTGTTCGACATCATCGTGGCGATGACGAAGGGGAAGTGCTTGTTCAGTTTCGACGTCGCCGCACCGACCCAGATGCACAGGAAGATCAACTTGGCGCCGATGATCATGTCGACGCCGGCGAACAGGAACGTCACCGTGAGCGCGCCGTAGACCTCGCCCCGGGCCGCCAGGAAAATCGTCTTGTCGCGCAACGCGAGTACGGCGAGGAGCGCGAGGATCGTCCAGATCTTCCACGTCGGCAGGAGACCGACGGTGGTGTCGAGGGCGGGGATCGCACCGGTTCCGGAACTGAACAGGGCGACCAGGATCATGACGAGGAACGCCGCGTAGAGCAGCGCGTCGAACGGTTGTCGGGTGTCGCCGGCGGTGAGGGGGATGCGCGGCCAGGGTGGTTGGCGAATCGTCTTGGGTCGCAGCCAGTAGAGGATCGAGCCGAGTGGTGGGAAGAACCGGTTGTTCAGCGGCCCGAACCCGCAGCCGAGTCCGACGACCTCGAACAGCATCGTGTAGAGCACGACCTTCTGGAAGACGATCGGCTCGTTGTACCAGGAGGTGACGTCGAAGAAGCCGTCGATGCCGGGCGTGGCGATCACGATGATCCACGCGAGCAGGATGTACAGCAGGATCTTGCCGACGTAGAACAGGTGCAGCGCGACCGGTGTCCCGAAACCCACCTCGGCCCAGTGCCGGGCCATCGGCCGGATCTTCTCCGCCCGCGTGCCCTGACTCCAGGTCGGGAAGTCGATCTCCGGCGTGTTCTGCTTCAGGAATCCCACCGTTGCGAAGCTAGCAAACCAAGCTAGTGCTTGGTAGGGGTTCGGCGTCGCGCAGGACCCGATGCCGGTGGTCCACAACCAGTCTGTGTGAGCCGACAAAATGCGGTTGACCGTCGCAAATACCCGCTTCATCCGTGCTTGGATATCCCGGACGGCGACATTGCTGTCGTGAACCCGCCATTGGCGGTACTCCGGAGGTGTTGAGGTGAAACGTGTGTTCGCGGCAATCGCCGCTCTGTTCGCCCTGTGTCTGATCGTGGCGGGCTGTTCCGGGTCGAGCGACTCTGCGGAGTCCTCGACGACATCGGCGAGCGTGCAGAGCGCCGGCGGTTCTTGGGACGCGGAAGGCAAACCGGTCAACGGTGGTCCGGCGGGTTCGGATGGGTCGACCGGGTCGAACCTGACCAAGGACTACTGCGCCCACAACAAGGATGCGAAGTGCCCGACCGGAAGCTATCTGGGCGCGCACGTCGCCGCGCATGCGAAGAGCGGATCGTGGGATGCCAACGGCAATCCGGTCAACGGTGGTCCCACCGGCGCGGACGGGTCGACCGGCAACAACAAGACCCAGGAGTATTGCGCCCGCAATCAGGATCCCGCCTGCCCCAAGGGCAGTTACGTGGCAGCAAATGCGGTCAAGAATCCTGACGGCAGCCACTCCTATGTGAAGTGCGAGGGCACGGTCTGCACGAATCCCAATCATGGTGGCGGCGAGGGCACCGGCGCCTGGGATGCCGACGGCAAGCCGGTCAACGGCGGCCCGCAGGGCGCCGACGGATCGACCGGCAACAACGTGACGCAGGCCTACTGCGCCCAGAACCAGGATCCGTCGTGCCCGCAGGGCACCTATGTCGCCCCGAACGCGATCCAGAGTCCCGATGGCGCCAACCGCTATGTGCCGTGCGAGGGTTCGATCTGCACCAACCCCAACCACGGCGCCGGCGACGACTCTCCCGCGACCGAGAACGCGCCCGCTCCCGACGACGCCCCGGCAACGACTGACGCACCCGACGGCGGTGACGGCGGCAACTGAGCGCACGTGCGTGTCGGCCGGCGACGTGCAGAGCGGGACGTCGCCGGCCGATGGCATGATTCGCTTCATCAACCACTCGCACTGATCAGGAACCGGAGCGATGACCACAGGTCCTCACCTGACAGCCATGCGCCCGCGCAACCCCGAGGAACCCGGCCGCACCGCGAGCACCTTGGAGCTGTTCTTCGACCTCGTCTTCGTGGTCGCCGTCAGCATCGCGGCCGTCCAACTGCATCACGCGCTGACCGAGAACCACATCGTTGACGGACTCACGTCATATGCGATCGTCTTCTTCGGAATCTGGTGGGCGTGGATGAACTTCACCTGGTTCGCCACGTCATTCGGCAGTGATGACTGGCTCTACCGGGTTCTGACATTCGTGCAGATGGCCGGGGTCCTCGTGCTGGCGGCGGGCGTCGAGCCGGCCTTCGTCGACCGGGATTTCAATCTGCTGGTCTACGGCTACGTCGTCATGCGCGTCGCGATGGTCGCGCAATGGCTCAGAGCGTCGCGTGCGGCCGGTGAACTACGACGGACCACGCAGTTCTATGCAGCCGGCATCGCGGGTGTGCAAGTGCTCTGGTTGCTGTGGCTCCTCATTCCCGCGGGGGTCGTCTCCACGATCGGACTGATCGTCTTGATTGCGGCCGAGCTTGCCGTGCCCGTGATATCCGAGCAATGTGGCACCACCCCGTGGCATCCCCACCACATCACCGAGCGCTACGGACTCTTCACCCTCATCCTGTTGGGAGAGAGTCTTCTCGCGTCGTCGAACGCGATCATCGAGGCGTTGCACAGCGACCAGGAACTCGCGCCGCTCATCTCGATCGCAATCCTCACCTTCATCGCCACGGCCGCACTCTGGTGGATCTACTTCTGGCCGCCGCACCATCGGGCGATCGGCTCACTCGGCCAATCCCTTCGCTACGGATATGTCCACTACTTCGTCTTCGCCGCGGCGGGAGCATTCTCCGCGGGAATCGAGGTCGAGATCGACGCCCTCACCCACCAGGGCGAACTGACCGAGACGCAGGCATCGTTCACCGTGACCATCCCGATCGCTGTGTTCATCCTCGGGATCTGGTGGATTGCCATCCGCGACAACGCCGATCGCGTCCTCAACATCGTCGTCCCGATCGGTGCGCTGCTCGTGCTGCTCGATCCTGTGATCCCCATCCCGTTCGCGCTGACCGCGGTGTTCCTGATCGCCATCGTCGTTGTCCTCGTGGTGCGTCCGCCGCTTCCGGACAGCAACCCGACAACGCCTTTGGATCGCAACGATTTATAGCCTCGGGTAGGTGGGCCCTGCGCCGCGACATCCCGGACCCGCCGTGGGGGTGGGGTTCGCCGGAGTCGACGGGTATGGTGGAGCCGGCTCGGAGCGGTGGCATCCCGTCGCGGTGAGCCGGACGCTGCGTCACACGCGTGGATCGCCGTCGCCCGCGATCAACGCCGACCGCACGTCGGAGTGTGTGTGCGGCAACCACATCGCCTGCACCGGCGCCAATGGTGGGTCGACGAAATCGATGGCCTTGACGGCGCCCCCCTGGATGTCGCCGGCCGGGTCTGTCACGAAAGCGCACGCGTGCGGGTAGCGCTGGACCGCGGTGAACGGCGGTGTGCCCTGGATCGGGTTCACGATCAACGTCGGCTCGAAACCCTTGCGCCGACAATACGACACGAGGAAATCGGTGTAGAACGATCGTCGCTCTAGTGCCCAGACGACGATCGGGGTGTCGGCGAGATCGGCGGCGGTCACCGAGTCCTTCCCGGCGAGTGGATGATCGGCGACGACTGCGATGCGCAACTCGTGGTAGGTGAACACCGCCGACGCGAGGTTTGGTGGTGAATCGACCCCACGACGCAACGCCACGTCGATCTCGTTGGCGAACAACAACTCCCGCAGCTGTCCGGGAAAGACCTGCCGTGCGGTGATCGGCTGATCCGGGTGGGCGGCGATGGCGGGTGTCAGCAGCCGATAGACCTCCTCGCCGGAGATGGCGGGGGAGTGGCCGACGACGAAGGGTTTGGGTGCACCCTGCGCGACCTCTCGCACGGTGCCGATCAGCGCGGCGTTGCCGGCGAGCAACGACTTGGCGCCCGCGTAAAGGGCGCCTCCCGCCTCGGTGAGATGCAACTTGCGACGACTCCGGTCGAAGATCGAGACGCCGATGTCGCGTTCGAGCTGGCGGATCGACGCCGACAACGCCTGCTGGGTGAGGAACAGCCGCTGCGCCGCAGCAGACAGCGTGCCCGACTCCACCGCCACCACGAACTGGTGCAACCGTCGGGTGTCGAGGATCGATGGGTCCGCGTCGGTCATGCCTCTCCTCGCAACCACACATCTCGCAACGACACGTCGATGAACAAGCGCAACTTGTGCTAACACCATACATAGTCGATTGACGTTTGTGAGTAGTGCTCGAAGACTGGAGTCATGACCACGAACGAGCAGAACGCAACCCAGACTCGACTCGACGGCAAGGCCGCGCTCGTTGCCGGCGGGGCCAAGAACCTCGGACGACTCGTCAGCCTCGACCTGGCCGGACGTGGCGCCAACGTATTCGTCCACTACAACAGCGACGCCACCAAGTCCGCTGCCGACGACACCGTCGCCGAACTCAAGGGCTTCGGCGTCGAAGCCGCCTCCTATCAGGCCGATCTGACCACCGCCGCGGCGGTGACCGACCTCTTCGATTCCGCAGCTAGGGAGTTCGGCGGGATCGACATCGCGGTGAACACCGTCGGCAAGGTGCTCCGCAAGCCCATCGTGGAGACCACCGAAGACGAGTACGACTCGATGTTCGCCATCAACTCCAAGGCCGCCTACTTCTTCATCAAGGAGGCGGGCAAGCATCTCGAGGACGGCGGAACGATCATCACCCTCGTCACCAGCTTGCTCGCCGCCTACACCGACGGCTACTCCACCTACGCCGGCGGCAAGAGCCCCGTCGAACACTTCAACCGCGCCGCCTCCAAGGAGTTCGCCGACCGAGACATCACGGTCAACGCCATCGGACCAGGCCCGATGGACACCCCGTTCTTCTATCCTCAGGAGACCCCGGAGCGGGTCGAGTTCCACAAGTCGCAAGCCATGGGTAACCGGCTCACGAAGATCGAGGACATCGCGCCGATCGTCACCTTCCTGTGCACCGACGGACGGTGGATCACCGGGCAGACCCTGCTCGCCAATGGCGGATACACCACCCGCTGACCGAAAGGACCTCACGATGAGCGAGACACCCACTCCCGTCCAGCGCCTCCTCGACGCCGTCAATGCCGGCGACACCCACGCCTTCCTCGCATCGTTCACCGAGGACGGGTTCGTCGACGACTGGGGACGCGTCTTCACCGGCGGCGACGCGATCAAGGGGTGGAGTGACAACGAGTTGATCGGCAAACAAGCCACATTGGCGCCCACGCAGGTGACTGGCGAGGGCGGCGCTGTCACCGTGATCGCCACCGTCGGCGGGAACGGATTCAACGGTCCGTCGACGTTCACGTTCGGTGTTCGTGGGGATCAGGTGAGCGGGATGACGATCCGGGAGTGACGGCTGACCGGTGGGCGCACACGAACCGGCCAATCGTCCCCCTGACGTCGTACCGAGGGACCATTCCGGCGGTGCTCGTTGGGGGACGATTCCGCCACCGCAGCAGAGCACCTTGCGCGCGTCGGGCCCATCGGGTTCGCCGTCGAGCCCTCACACCGCTGACGGCACAATCGAGGGATGACCGTCGACGACCACTGTGGCAGCCGCTCGGATGAGCGCGTCCTCGACAACCCGGCGTACGCCGCGCTCACCGGTCCGCAGGCCCATTT
This sequence is a window from Gordonia insulae. Protein-coding genes within it:
- a CDS encoding penicillin-binding transpeptidase domain-containing protein; translated protein: MSRWVGLVVVCVVVLGAATGCFLRSDSPDDVVTGFADALSRGDVAAAAGLTTDSRAARPAIQSMLDGMGEHARLTASGSMIDDKKVTGTIDYGWTIRDDRTVRYQSTAALEKQDSAWLIRWQPDVLHPSLRNGQTFSYSDDMDYRTPVLDRNGRPLMTWQPVSLIGLHRDHVDSADRVAAVLRTVEPGMTGAGIRRQFAASTDAVQTVIRLRSRDLAAVERSLKAIDGVTISDQGALLSATRALHSPAMAGLEDVWRETITRTAGWSVSLVDADGTPTDLLKQVSPQPTPPVRTGLDRDIQTRAQRAVDAERRPAVLVAIAPSTGAIVAVAQNPAADRSGAIALSGLYPPGSTFKTVTTAAGLARGTVRPQTALPCPGRATIEGRTIPNEDDFDLGSIPLSSAFAHSCNTTMGALANRLPADALPVAARELGIGVDYVIPGITTVTGRVPDADTPALRVENGIGQGTVAVSPFGLAVAEASLARGETVTPQLISGQRTTSDTPTERLAPDVVDDLRSMMRQTVTSGTATALRDVPGLGGKTGTAEYGDNTNPHGWFAGIVGDLAFATLVVGGGSSEPAVSVTGRFLRPLLS
- a CDS encoding serine hydrolase; protein product: MNRTIHDRLTREVTAILADAGCAGWVHAESLGRPDHAFGAGADAPVVLASVYKLPLMISLCRMSDRGELDMSEQVEVAPDEWSSGATGLALLHDPVRMSWRDLATSMMTVSDNVAADVILTRVGLDTVLADLADLRLAHTRIVGGMRELHARLQSETGTSTVAEAFAALSDPDVDADVSAYDAAYSSASTPRDCTSLLAALWRDDVAVPETCDFIRATMRAQVLRSRLASGFPFRHVAVAGKTGTLAAIRNEIGVVEFPGEHPVAIAVFTKSARSDPSLPEVDRAIGRVARAVVTELRLPT
- a CDS encoding LysR family transcriptional regulator, producing MDLVRHLNFFVAVAEEGHFGDAAARLEMTQPPVSQGLRRLEKELGVALIRRTSRGADLTPAGRELLPRARLLVDDARRLTAEARRLADRADVLRWGAVPQLGAALTAVCAAQVAATATDQDMVTEPASGLVAQVIAGSLDVAVIDHPCVTGTLTAGTVVRLPRWVVVPADHAAASAARPRLRQLADLSLCLPPRAWNPPAHDQLLDGLREHGLDSAARPIASDTELVAAVTGGSAFGLTAHRELFAAVASVRCVTMSDDVTALRLKVIHRSPDHAALTGELTSALRSHVAGSGYAG
- a CDS encoding DUF3556 domain-containing protein; translation: MGFLKQNTPEIDFPTWSQGTRAEKIRPMARHWAEVGFGTPVALHLFYVGKILLYILLAWIIVIATPGIDGFFDVTSWYNEPIVFQKVVLYTMLFEVVGLGCGFGPLNNRFFPPLGSILYWLRPKTIRQPPWPRIPLTAGDTRQPFDALLYAAFLVMILVALFSSGTGAIPALDTTVGLLPTWKIWTILALLAVLALRDKTIFLAARGEVYGALTVTFLFAGVDMIIGAKLIFLCIWVGAATSKLNKHFPFVIATMMSNNPIWRSPAVKRKFFEHFPDDLRPGRRSRWIAHFSTVIEMCVPIVLFFSGGGWLTAVAATIMLIFHFGILSSIPMGVPLEWNVFMMFGVLAVFVGHADIGLGDLTSPWPVLLFVVSAGTVVIGNLMPRKVSFLPGMRYYAGNWDTGLWCIKPSASAKIENGIVAIASMPAAQLERFYGSPEAAQIPLYMGYAFRSFNSHGRALFTLAHRAMTPFDESGYVLTDGERICSTAMGWNFGDGHLSNEQLIESLQRRCRFEPGEVRIVLLDAQPIHRQTQEYRLVDPAVGEFERGYVNVADLVTRQPWDDQVPVTVTWRAENS
- a CDS encoding Mesocentin, translating into MKRVFAAIAALFALCLIVAGCSGSSDSAESSTTSASVQSAGGSWDAEGKPVNGGPAGSDGSTGSNLTKDYCAHNKDAKCPTGSYLGAHVAAHAKSGSWDANGNPVNGGPTGADGSTGNNKTQEYCARNQDPACPKGSYVAANAVKNPDGSHSYVKCEGTVCTNPNHGGGEGTGAWDADGKPVNGGPQGADGSTGNNVTQAYCAQNQDPSCPQGTYVAPNAIQSPDGANRYVPCEGSICTNPNHGAGDDSPATENAPAPDDAPATTDAPDGGDGGN
- a CDS encoding low temperature requirement protein A, translating into MTTGPHLTAMRPRNPEEPGRTASTLELFFDLVFVVAVSIAAVQLHHALTENHIVDGLTSYAIVFFGIWWAWMNFTWFATSFGSDDWLYRVLTFVQMAGVLVLAAGVEPAFVDRDFNLLVYGYVVMRVAMVAQWLRASRAAGELRRTTQFYAAGIAGVQVLWLLWLLIPAGVVSTIGLIVLIAAELAVPVISEQCGTTPWHPHHITERYGLFTLILLGESLLASSNAIIEALHSDQELAPLISIAILTFIATAALWWIYFWPPHHRAIGSLGQSLRYGYVHYFVFAAAGAFSAGIEVEIDALTHQGELTETQASFTVTIPIAVFILGIWWIAIRDNADRVLNIVVPIGALLVLLDPVIPIPFALTAVFLIAIVVVLVVRPPLPDSNPTTPLDRNDL
- a CDS encoding SDR family oxidoreductase, with product MTTNEQNATQTRLDGKAALVAGGAKNLGRLVSLDLAGRGANVFVHYNSDATKSAADDTVAELKGFGVEAASYQADLTTAAAVTDLFDSAAREFGGIDIAVNTVGKVLRKPIVETTEDEYDSMFAINSKAAYFFIKEAGKHLEDGGTIITLVTSLLAAYTDGYSTYAGGKSPVEHFNRAASKEFADRDITVNAIGPGPMDTPFFYPQETPERVEFHKSQAMGNRLTKIEDIAPIVTFLCTDGRWITGQTLLANGGYTTR
- a CDS encoding nuclear transport factor 2 family protein, with protein sequence MSETPTPVQRLLDAVNAGDTHAFLASFTEDGFVDDWGRVFTGGDAIKGWSDNELIGKQATLAPTQVTGEGGAVTVIATVGGNGFNGPSTFTFGVRGDQVSGMTIRE